The following coding sequences are from one Salinicoccus sp. Bachu38 window:
- the icaB gene encoding intercellular adhesin biosynthesis polysaccharide N-deacetylase, whose product MMFLKLMMSGALMLSLALNQANLPTEYPEMDRPEDLDHEENSCVGLNYHRVRDYGVVENVFKFLSSNKELSVYSVSTDAFESQMKFLKDQDANFVTMEELIGYYEEGNFPERCVWVSFDDMDTTIYENAHPILEKYDIPATGFVITGEVGNEDFNNISLLEQEQLNEMKDTGLWEFSTHTHNFHYLDGNTARLLTKNEEEVAVDTEASLDYFESEFNDSNINAIAYPFGQANDTATEVFEDNGIDYGFTLEEKEIRPDSNPYYIPRVLISEDAFELLIEDWEGLS is encoded by the coding sequence ATGATGTTTTTAAAATTAATGATGTCCGGCGCACTGATGCTTTCACTGGCCTTGAATCAGGCCAATCTCCCGACAGAATATCCCGAGATGGACAGGCCTGAAGACCTCGACCATGAGGAGAACAGCTGCGTGGGGCTGAACTACCATAGAGTCAGGGATTATGGAGTCGTTGAAAATGTTTTCAAATTCCTGTCAAGCAACAAGGAACTCAGCGTCTACAGTGTGTCCACAGATGCATTTGAATCACAGATGAAATTCCTGAAGGACCAGGATGCCAATTTCGTCACTATGGAAGAGCTGATTGGATACTATGAAGAAGGCAACTTTCCAGAGCGTTGTGTCTGGGTCAGTTTTGATGATATGGACACGACAATCTACGAAAATGCCCATCCGATATTGGAAAAATATGATATCCCTGCCACAGGGTTTGTAATCACCGGTGAAGTCGGCAATGAAGATTTCAATAATATCTCATTGCTGGAGCAGGAACAGCTGAATGAAATGAAAGATACTGGACTCTGGGAATTTTCGACACATACACATAATTTCCACTATCTGGACGGCAACACAGCAAGGTTGCTGACGAAGAATGAAGAAGAGGTGGCTGTCGATACTGAAGCGAGTCTGGATTATTTCGAATCGGAGTTCAATGATTCGAACATCAACGCGATCGCATATCCATTTGGCCAGGCGAATGATACCGCAACAGAAGTTTTTGAAGACAATGGGATAGATTACGGCTTTACATTGGAAGAAAAGGAAATCAGGCCGGATTCCAACCCATACTATATTCCGAGAGTGCTGATCAGTGAAGATGCTTTTGAACTGCTGATAGAAGACTGGGAAGGGTTGAGTTAA
- a CDS encoding acyltransferase family protein, translated as MKTELNYLRVILSVFIVLTHLLTQYAVSTGPDENQIEVLYWIRNIFIVATPGFIILSVLLSTMNYRERLPENYLWNRVKFILVPYLMVGLIFAFTENTFREETFWEIFWDSVLLGNWYGYFILVIMQFFVLNWIVYRISPKILNSKLLLFLSFIINFAFLYSYYNHGFTANLVDNIYPFGNTTFILGWIFFYFFGAYIGANYEKVLEFIHDQIAVILLLVILSYTALIFMNRGDFYTVTSFDYALMPLHTVGFLFLLNLSTQLTGLAPSVYALISSFSFFIFLFHPIILPGIYSTTSVFADMTIIFILTSLLLTIGMCIGIGIILKQFAIFKYLMGKQPYKIDRI; from the coding sequence ATGAAAACAGAGCTCAATTATCTGCGTGTAATACTAAGCGTATTCATCGTTCTGACCCATTTGCTTACACAGTACGCGGTAAGCACTGGACCGGATGAGAATCAGATTGAAGTGCTGTACTGGATCAGAAATATCTTCATTGTTGCTACACCGGGCTTCATCATACTCTCAGTGCTGCTGAGCACAATGAATTACAGGGAGAGGCTGCCGGAAAACTATTTGTGGAACCGGGTCAAGTTCATACTGGTACCCTATCTGATGGTCGGCCTCATTTTTGCATTTACAGAAAATACTTTCAGAGAAGAAACATTCTGGGAAATCTTCTGGGACAGTGTCCTGCTGGGAAACTGGTATGGCTACTTCATCCTGGTCATCATGCAGTTTTTTGTTCTGAACTGGATTGTCTATAGGATAAGTCCGAAGATCCTGAATTCAAAACTGCTGCTGTTCCTGTCATTCATCATAAATTTCGCATTCCTGTACAGCTATTACAATCATGGCTTTACGGCAAATCTTGTGGATAACATCTATCCGTTCGGCAATACGACATTCATCCTCGGATGGATCTTCTTCTACTTTTTTGGTGCCTATATCGGTGCAAACTACGAAAAAGTGCTGGAATTCATTCATGATCAGATCGCCGTAATCCTGTTACTGGTGATCCTCTCCTATACAGCATTGATATTCATGAACCGTGGAGATTTTTATACCGTCACAAGCTTTGATTATGCGCTCATGCCGCTCCATACTGTAGGGTTCCTTTTCCTCCTGAATCTATCAACGCAGTTGACAGGACTGGCACCAAGCGTATACGCCCTGATATCAAGCTTCTCATTCTTCATCTTCCTGTTCCATCCGATCATATTACCGGGCATCTATAGTACAACCTCGGTATTTGCAGACATGACGATCATCTTCATTCTGACTTCACTGCTGTTGACCATAGGAATGTGCATCGGTATCGGAATCATTCTGAAGCAGTTTGCGATCTTCAAATATCTGATGGGAAAACAGCCTTACAAGATTGACAGAATATAA
- a CDS encoding YbgA family protein — protein MKERERTEQLWVREKYRVMFHSQKHYNEIREALKGESSYEEAEALVNDALEVQPTKGSMMNAIDHMWGYFRDVCDEEERAEYKRLKEEFLQGRAAPETLLAFIGSLAEKYKRQYLLRSSIIEMHK, from the coding sequence ATGAAGGAACGGGAAAGAACGGAGCAGCTGTGGGTCCGTGAAAAATACCGGGTCATGTTCCACAGTCAAAAACACTACAATGAAATCCGTGAGGCGTTGAAAGGTGAATCCTCATATGAAGAGGCAGAAGCGCTGGTCAATGATGCGCTGGAGGTCCAACCGACGAAAGGTTCGATGATGAATGCCATCGATCATATGTGGGGCTACTTCAGGGATGTCTGTGATGAAGAAGAGAGGGCGGAATATAAGAGGTTGAAGGAGGAATTCCTGCAGGGCCGGGCGGCGCCCGAAACATTGCTGGCTTTCATAGGCAGCCTTGCAGAGAAATATAAGCGGCAATATCTCCTCAGGTCTTCAATCATTGAAATGCACAAGTAG
- a CDS encoding Mur ligase family protein, with translation MKVTTVLETIEENICTQHLAAGMRKKNGVRGITSMYQNLEEGYIFMLKASKNSGKYLREAIERHPVLIITDFEAGAFAEFHDEVDILYINDFTKASIRLVELFYGEYIEKMKYIGVTGTNGKTTTSHFIGRLLSELGYKVATVGTLGVFDDEYEKVGFTHSTPTTPMHFEFAEIIKYFSIRDYDYIVYEATSIALDQGRTGFLRNDLAVFNNFSPEHLDYHRTMKRYLEAKLSLAGLSDEILVNMDAPEYRILAKDRYHFSEHEDTYYRYRTAIDHIDIHVGATHYEVRPGFLGEHNYINLATSIFALLKLGHDIDAVIGAAGQITPPVHRFELFSEDRYNFILDFAHTPVAIKESIINAMKYAEKVGKKLIVMVTGIGLRGYGKIRMTMELVPEGLYYLVLAAEQVGYEDEERIVRMMRKFLPASYDDSNTIPALSRQEGIIQAIDHADPETIILLTGINEPQHYRGGVISHDDKQFILQYLKKI, from the coding sequence ATGAAAGTAACGACGGTATTGGAAACGATTGAGGAAAACATATGTACTCAGCATCTGGCAGCGGGAATGCGAAAGAAGAATGGAGTTCGGGGTATCACATCGATGTATCAGAACCTTGAGGAAGGCTATATCTTCATGCTGAAGGCATCAAAAAATTCAGGGAAGTATCTTCGGGAGGCGATTGAACGGCATCCTGTTCTGATCATCACGGATTTTGAGGCGGGCGCCTTTGCCGAATTCCATGATGAAGTGGATATTCTCTATATCAATGATTTCACCAAAGCATCAATCAGGCTTGTGGAGCTTTTCTATGGTGAGTACATCGAAAAGATGAAGTACATCGGGGTGACGGGTACCAATGGCAAGACGACGACCAGCCATTTCATCGGGAGGCTGCTCTCAGAACTGGGCTATAAAGTGGCGACGGTGGGGACGCTTGGGGTGTTCGATGATGAATATGAAAAGGTAGGCTTTACGCACTCGACACCCACAACACCGATGCATTTTGAATTTGCCGAAATCATCAAGTACTTTTCAATACGGGATTACGACTATATCGTCTATGAAGCAACCTCCATTGCCCTTGATCAGGGACGCACGGGCTTCCTCCGCAATGATCTGGCAGTATTCAACAATTTCAGCCCGGAACACCTGGACTACCACAGGACGATGAAACGATACCTTGAGGCTAAGCTGAGCCTGGCCGGCCTAAGTGATGAAATACTCGTCAATATGGATGCTCCGGAATATCGGATTCTGGCGAAAGACCGATATCATTTTTCGGAACATGAGGACACCTACTACCGCTACCGGACTGCCATCGATCATATCGATATTCATGTAGGCGCGACCCATTATGAAGTAAGGCCTGGTTTTCTCGGGGAACATAACTATATCAATCTGGCAACGAGCATATTCGCCCTGCTGAAACTGGGCCATGATATCGATGCAGTGATCGGAGCGGCAGGGCAGATCACCCCTCCCGTCCACCGTTTCGAACTCTTTTCGGAAGATCGGTATAATTTCATACTGGATTTCGCCCACACTCCAGTTGCGATCAAGGAATCCATCATCAATGCAATGAAGTATGCCGAAAAGGTGGGGAAGAAGCTGATCGTCATGGTGACCGGCATCGGTCTGAGAGGATACGGAAAGATCAGGATGACGATGGAACTGGTGCCTGAAGGCCTGTATTATCTCGTGCTGGCTGCAGAACAGGTCGGCTATGAAGATGAAGAGCGGATTGTCAGGATGATGCGGAAGTTTCTGCCCGCTTCATATGATGATTCCAACACCATCCCTGCATTGTCACGTCAGGAAGGCATCATCCAGGCCATTGATCACGCTGACCCGGAGACGATCATACTGTTGACCGGCATCAATGAACCCCAGCACTACCGCGGGGGTGTAATCTCCCATGATGACAAGCAGTTCATCCTCCAATATCTGAAAAAAATATAA
- a CDS encoding DUF3243 domain-containing protein, with translation MSNDEMRNPEEKAANMDQENKDQILESYNKFLNYLGDQVNKGEKVGMDEDQLAKAAKRVADYLASNEEPRNREEQVLKELWKATDSSDEKDTVARVLVRLAQKKNG, from the coding sequence ATGAGTAATGACGAAATGAGAAATCCGGAAGAGAAGGCTGCGAACATGGACCAGGAGAACAAGGATCAGATTCTTGAAAGCTATAACAAGTTCCTAAATTATCTCGGAGACCAGGTCAACAAGGGCGAGAAGGTCGGCATGGACGAAGACCAGCTGGCCAAGGCTGCCAAAAGGGTCGCCGACTACCTCGCATCCAATGAAGAGCCACGCAACCGCGAAGAACAGGTGCTGAAAGAACTCTGGAAGGCAACTGACAGCAGTGACGAAAAAGATACAGTAGCAAGAGTGCTGGTCAGACTCGCACAGAAAAAAAATGGCTAG
- the aroD gene encoding type I 3-dehydroquinate dehydratase: MNIKGVEIGAGQPKVVVSFTNHSKETIEEEIEAALSHPGLFDIVEIRSDAFDALSHEEHIQLVNHIVQEMQDYPVIYTYRTLNEGGKGQKTAAEYESLLGAVLEQCGIDIIDIEFFKYEDIVDNLVQKAKEKGVGIILSQHDFKETPHFDEMMATYRNMYERGGDILKLAYKPSDGRDVLSVLSAVHDAREKFNCQIVGIAMGELGRITRVAGGVFGSCLTYGYLSHKAAPGQIHAEVLKDNLKIFE, encoded by the coding sequence ATGAATATTAAAGGTGTAGAAATCGGAGCAGGCCAACCGAAGGTGGTGGTTTCTTTTACAAACCATTCCAAAGAAACGATCGAAGAAGAAATAGAGGCGGCATTATCCCATCCTGGTCTGTTTGACATCGTCGAAATCAGAAGTGATGCATTCGATGCATTGAGTCACGAGGAGCACATCCAACTGGTCAATCACATCGTCCAGGAGATGCAGGACTATCCGGTCATCTATACGTACCGCACACTGAATGAAGGTGGAAAGGGGCAGAAGACTGCAGCGGAGTACGAATCCCTGCTGGGTGCTGTGCTCGAACAATGTGGCATCGACATCATCGACATCGAATTCTTCAAATATGAGGACATCGTGGATAACCTGGTACAGAAGGCGAAGGAGAAAGGTGTCGGCATCATATTGAGTCAGCATGATTTCAAGGAGACGCCGCATTTTGATGAGATGATGGCAACGTACAGGAATATGTATGAACGGGGCGGAGATATATTGAAGCTTGCCTACAAGCCATCAGACGGACGCGATGTGCTCAGCGTACTCAGCGCCGTCCATGATGCGCGTGAGAAGTTCAACTGTCAGATAGTGGGAATTGCGATGGGGGAACTCGGAAGGATCACGCGGGTGGCAGGCGGTGTATTCGGTTCCTGCCTGACATACGGATATCTATCCCATAAGGCGGCACCGGGACAGATCCATGCCGAAGTCCTCAAGGACAATCTGAAAATATTCGAATGA
- a CDS encoding thioredoxin family protein: protein MEAIRQYDDYSKKIQGDDKIIIKFFADWCPDCTRMNMFIDPILEEYKHIDWYELNRDEVPEAADENDVMGIPSLLVFKNGEKLAHLHSADAKSPESVKDFLQNSI from the coding sequence ATGGAAGCAATCAGACAATATGACGACTATAGCAAGAAAATACAGGGCGATGACAAGATCATCATCAAGTTCTTCGCCGACTGGTGCCCGGACTGCACACGCATGAACATGTTCATCGATCCGATCCTCGAGGAATACAAGCATATCGACTGGTATGAACTGAACCGTGACGAAGTGCCGGAAGCGGCAGATGAAAATGATGTCATGGGGATCCCGAGCCTGCTCGTCTTCAAAAATGGCGAAAAGCTTGCCCATCTGCACTCTGCAGATGCTAAATCTCCGGAGTCTGTAAAAGATTTCCTGCAGAATAGCATATAG
- a CDS encoding Spx/MgsR family RNA polymerase-binding regulatory protein: MITLYEYPKCTTCRKGKKFLQENDVEFESIDMVKQPPDAGRLSELVERSGRNIDDFFNKRGKKFKELGLKERLDEMTEEEKIELLSTDGMLIRRPLLYDGSGVVIGFKEEEYKQFVNGRN, encoded by the coding sequence ATGATTACATTATATGAATACCCGAAATGCACAACCTGCCGCAAAGGGAAGAAGTTCCTGCAGGAAAATGATGTGGAATTCGAGAGCATCGATATGGTGAAGCAGCCGCCGGATGCAGGCAGGCTCTCCGAACTGGTGGAGCGCTCCGGCAGAAATATTGATGACTTCTTCAACAAACGCGGCAAAAAGTTCAAGGAACTGGGCCTCAAGGAACGCCTGGATGAAATGACGGAAGAGGAGAAGATTGAACTGCTGTCGACAGACGGGATGCTGATCAGGCGGCCCCTTCTCTACGATGGCTCCGGCGTGGTTATCGGCTTCAAGGAGGAGGAATACAAACAATTTGTGAACGGCCGGAATTAG
- the gcvH gene encoding glycine cleavage system protein GcvH, with translation MATPKEFKYSEDHEWVKFEDGKATIGITEFAQSELGDIVFVELPAEGDEITTGESFGSVESVKTVSELYAPLSGTVVEINEGLEDSPELVNESPYEEAWMVVIELSDESQLDKLMDADAYEEMVDA, from the coding sequence GTGGCAACACCTAAAGAATTCAAGTATTCAGAAGATCATGAATGGGTCAAATTTGAAGATGGCAAGGCGACAATCGGTATTACGGAATTCGCCCAATCCGAGCTCGGTGATATCGTATTTGTGGAGCTGCCTGCTGAAGGCGATGAAATTACTACTGGGGAGTCATTCGGCAGTGTGGAGTCCGTAAAGACGGTATCCGAACTGTATGCACCACTCAGTGGTACAGTAGTCGAGATCAATGAAGGACTCGAGGACAGCCCTGAGCTTGTCAATGAATCTCCTTATGAGGAAGCATGGATGGTGGTCATTGAACTGTCCGATGAATCACAACTTGATAAACTGATGGATGCGGATGCCTACGAAGAAATGGTGGATGCATAA
- a CDS encoding toprim domain-containing protein: MAVYFSDKVLIVEGKTDKRRIEEVLIEPVQIICTHGTMGISKLDEILDQLNGSDIYILSDADKEGRNIRKWFKKHLSESTHIYIDPKFGEVGRCPRDYLANLLMRHDFYVDTSLIMKGKFSNDERTKDNRYYQPYSI; encoded by the coding sequence ATGGCAGTGTATTTTTCCGATAAAGTGCTCATTGTCGAAGGAAAGACGGATAAGCGGCGCATCGAAGAAGTATTGATTGAACCTGTACAGATCATATGCACCCATGGTACAATGGGAATCTCAAAATTGGATGAGATTCTCGACCAGCTGAATGGCTCCGACATCTATATCCTGTCCGATGCGGACAAAGAGGGAAGAAACATCAGGAAATGGTTTAAAAAACATCTGAGTGAAAGTACTCACATATATATTGACCCGAAATTCGGTGAAGTGGGCCGCTGCCCACGCGACTACTTGGCAAACCTCCTTATGAGACACGATTTCTATGTAGATACAAGCCTGATCATGAAAGGTAAGTTCAGTAATGATGAAAGAACCAAAGACAATCGATATTACCAGC